In Bacteroidota bacterium, one genomic interval encodes:
- a CDS encoding YchF/TatD family DNA exonuclease: MKNLTDTHAHLFYPDYADEIDQVIERALAAGVEYIIVPATDLASSAQVVQLTKKYDIIYGSVGVHPLDSKEWDKAWLPLLEQTVLANKEKIVAIGEIGLDYYYDYSPKKKQIEAFRDQLELAIKLDLPVIVHNRNSDDDMLEIIKEFTPKGLRAQFHCFNAPLEHALEYVRMGHMISFTGNITFKKAEDLRLIAARVHPEHLLLETDSPFMTPVPFRGKRNEPAHVHYVAEELAKLHHLTVDDISRITAYNAWRFFKIGKTPETSIVYQIGTALYVNVTNRCNADCVFCGRKDSPFLAGYNLGMDKNNEPDIQQYIDAIGAPMKYSEIVFCGYGEPTIRWDVVKVVAGFVKENGGKTRINTNGHGNVINHRDITPEMRGLIDTISVSLNATDSKKYAELMRVDESMFTEMLEFTTKAKAFVPNVVLSVVGIPEVDIEKARSIAVDEIGVSFRERTYF; encoded by the coding sequence ATGAAAAATCTTACAGACACACACGCACACTTGTTTTATCCCGATTATGCTGATGAAATCGATCAGGTAATTGAAAGAGCCCTGGCAGCAGGGGTTGAATATATTATTGTTCCTGCCACTGACCTTGCGAGTTCAGCACAGGTCGTTCAACTGACCAAAAAATATGATATTATATACGGCTCCGTGGGAGTCCATCCCTTGGACAGCAAGGAATGGGACAAAGCCTGGTTGCCGCTACTTGAGCAGACAGTACTCGCAAACAAAGAGAAAATAGTTGCCATTGGTGAGATTGGTCTCGACTATTACTACGATTATTCTCCTAAGAAGAAACAAATTGAAGCATTCCGCGATCAACTGGAACTGGCGATTAAACTGGATCTTCCTGTAATAGTTCACAACCGGAATTCCGATGATGACATGCTGGAGATTATAAAAGAGTTTACACCAAAAGGACTCAGAGCCCAGTTTCATTGTTTTAACGCACCGCTCGAACATGCTCTTGAATATGTGCGCATGGGACACATGATCTCATTTACCGGAAATATCACTTTCAAAAAAGCGGAAGATCTTCGGCTGATTGCGGCAAGAGTACATCCGGAACATCTTTTGCTCGAGACTGATTCGCCGTTTATGACTCCCGTTCCATTCAGAGGGAAGCGAAATGAGCCCGCACATGTTCATTATGTGGCAGAGGAACTGGCGAAACTGCATCATCTTACTGTTGATGATATTTCCCGAATTACAGCCTACAACGCATGGCGATTCTTCAAGATCGGGAAAACTCCCGAAACTTCCATTGTTTATCAGATTGGCACGGCATTATATGTAAATGTTACTAACAGGTGCAACGCCGACTGCGTATTTTGTGGAAGGAAGGATTCTCCGTTTCTGGCAGGATATAATCTCGGGATGGATAAAAACAACGAACCTGATATTCAGCAATACATAGATGCCATTGGTGCCCCGATGAAATATTCCGAAATAGTTTTTTGCGGGTATGGTGAACCTACCATCAGATGGGATGTGGTGAAAGTTGTTGCGGGATTTGTGAAGGAAAACGGTGGAAAGACCCGCATTAACACCAACGGACATGGAAATGTGATAAATCACAGAGATATTACTCCCGAAATGAGGGGTCTTATCGATACCATTTCTGTCAGTCTGAATGCTACAGATTCTAAAAAATATGCAGAACTGATGCGGGTGGATGAGAGTATGTTTACTGAAATGCTGGAATTTACAACAAAAGCCAAAGCTTTTGTTCCAAATGTTGTTTTATCAGTTGTGGGAATTCCTGAGGTGGATATAGAAAAAGCCCGCTCCATAGCAGTCGACGAGATTGGTGTCAGCTTCAGGGAACGGACTTATTTTTAA
- a CDS encoding MFS transporter: MLKRYLKHSMSRKWERTLFILVVCQFFAMGGMSALIPFLPLFIRELGIATTNEIAIWSGIVFAGPFVTALIAQPMWGALGDKRGRKPMVVRALLGLAIAQVLIYFVPNVYWLLGMRLLQGTLSGYNVAAMSLITAIAPKERQGYSISLLQSASNGGVVVGPVIGGLLSEILGFRGVFLVVGLAIALLAVVVIMFVDKDSHATDKEEEIGVRDNIRTMLNDRVLLGTASLILLTSLGISSLRPIFVLYIESFNLPPEYSLAFMAGSLYSILGIFSTISSAYFGKIVDKAVLRKVLGFASLGTGLMYVLHPFITNVYLLIPARTVLGLCYGVIVPVLFTKISTHTSGRNKGGILALAMSSQTLGVIFGSILSGNLVNWFGVRYPFLIIGLFFLSIFAITPFLRND, translated from the coding sequence ATGTTAAAAAGATATCTAAAACATTCCATGTCCCGTAAGTGGGAGAGAACCCTTTTTATCCTTGTAGTATGCCAGTTTTTTGCAATGGGTGGAATGAGTGCTTTAATTCCATTTCTTCCTCTGTTTATAAGGGAGCTTGGGATAGCTACGACTAATGAAATCGCCATCTGGAGCGGGATAGTATTTGCAGGTCCTTTCGTTACAGCCCTCATCGCCCAGCCGATGTGGGGCGCTCTGGGGGATAAACGGGGCAGGAAGCCGATGGTAGTGCGTGCTCTGCTCGGTTTGGCGATTGCTCAGGTCCTGATTTATTTTGTACCAAATGTTTACTGGTTACTTGGAATGAGGCTTCTGCAGGGGACATTAAGCGGATATAATGTGGCAGCAATGTCTTTAATTACAGCCATCGCACCAAAAGAACGACAGGGTTATTCCATCAGCCTGCTGCAATCAGCAAGCAACGGGGGGGTAGTGGTTGGGCCCGTAATCGGCGGGTTGCTTTCAGAAATTCTTGGTTTCAGAGGGGTTTTCCTCGTAGTAGGGCTTGCCATTGCTTTGCTGGCGGTTGTTGTGATTATGTTTGTTGATAAGGACTCACATGCTACTGACAAAGAAGAAGAAATCGGAGTTAGAGACAATATCAGAACGATGCTGAATGACCGCGTTTTATTGGGCACAGCGTCGCTCATCCTGTTGACATCACTGGGAATCTCTTCACTCAGACCAATATTTGTTTTGTACATAGAAAGTTTCAATTTACCACCTGAGTACTCTTTGGCATTTATGGCAGGAAGTTTATACAGTATTCTTGGGATTTTTTCGACCATCAGTTCGGCTTATTTCGGAAAAATTGTCGACAAGGCGGTTCTGAGGAAAGTCCTGGGATTTGCTTCACTTGGAACGGGACTGATGTATGTCCTCCACCCGTTTATAACGAATGTGTATCTATTGATACCTGCACGGACAGTATTGGGCTTGTGCTACGGGGTTATAGTGCCTGTTCTGTTTACAAAAATATCGACACATACGAGCGGTAGAAACAAAGGGGGCATACTGGCACTCGCCATGAGTTCGCAGACATTGGGGGTAATTTTTGGCTCAATTTTATCGGGTAATCTGGTGAACTGGTTTGGAGTCCGCTACCCGTTTTTGATAATCGGTTTGTTTTTCCTCTCAATTTTTGCCATCACTCCCTTCCTCCGGAATGATTAA
- a CDS encoding PHP domain-containing protein: protein MLHVHSNYSLLQGAVSIDDLIGRAKDFGMKALALTDRNGMYGLIQFYKKAAEAGIKPLLGAYIDDPGNEKEYVLLLAATREGYSNLCRIITARKLKENFTLEGLVRSELPGLFLVTPSIRLLQAAGNKATVFGELPVTPSTKKMSREVYEFCIANGYRYVPTSPVYFLDKEDHLLHKTVTAIRLRTTLGSIKPEETESEDYYFRSYEEVLREWKKIPGALQNINHIVDNCNLNLETGKTKFPLFPTPNNEPSFSYLWKLAFKGLEMRYHTITETAINRLRYELEVINDLGFPDYFLVVWDIVREAKRRGMMLLGRGSAANSLVSYCLGFTEVDPIKYDLYFERFLNRGRMSPPDVDLDFSWRERDEIVKYVFEKYGYDKVAMISTTVTFRARSAFRETAKVFGIAESEISQYSKFIPWTDARNLANLSTMFPESKSLKFEGEPWKSIISIASRLASFPRHLSIHPGGIVITPTPITDFVALEFASNKGLGIIITQPDMYPVEDMGLIKIDLLSQRSLGVLRETMGKVL, encoded by the coding sequence ATGTTACATGTACACAGCAATTACTCCCTGTTGCAGGGAGCGGTATCGATAGACGACCTGATCGGGCGGGCAAAGGACTTTGGAATGAAGGCTCTTGCTCTAACGGACAGGAACGGCATGTACGGACTGATTCAATTCTACAAAAAGGCTGCTGAAGCCGGAATCAAGCCTCTATTGGGTGCTTATATCGATGACCCCGGGAATGAAAAGGAGTATGTTCTCCTTCTTGCTGCCACACGGGAGGGGTACTCAAATCTTTGCAGGATAATAACCGCCAGAAAACTGAAGGAGAACTTCACACTTGAGGGGCTTGTCCGGAGTGAATTGCCGGGACTTTTTCTTGTCACCCCTTCGATCAGACTTCTTCAGGCAGCGGGGAACAAGGCAACCGTATTCGGTGAACTTCCCGTAACACCATCCACGAAGAAAATGTCGAGGGAGGTGTATGAGTTCTGCATCGCCAACGGTTACAGGTATGTTCCCACTTCTCCCGTTTACTTTTTAGACAAAGAAGACCATCTTCTTCACAAAACCGTTACAGCTATAAGATTGCGAACAACTCTGGGAAGCATAAAACCAGAGGAAACAGAGTCTGAGGATTACTATTTCAGGAGCTATGAGGAAGTGTTGCGGGAGTGGAAAAAGATACCGGGCGCACTTCAGAACATAAACCATATCGTTGACAACTGCAATTTGAATCTCGAAACGGGGAAGACCAAGTTTCCTCTTTTTCCCACACCAAACAATGAACCGTCATTTTCATATTTGTGGAAGCTTGCCTTCAAAGGGCTGGAAATGAGATATCACACGATCACCGAAACTGCAATAAACCGTCTCCGTTATGAACTTGAAGTGATTAATGATCTCGGCTTTCCCGACTACTTTCTTGTGGTCTGGGATATCGTCAGGGAGGCAAAGCGGCGGGGGATGATGCTGCTCGGGAGGGGATCGGCTGCAAACAGTCTTGTGTCATATTGTCTCGGCTTCACGGAAGTGGATCCGATAAAATATGACCTCTACTTCGAAAGATTTCTGAACAGGGGAAGGATGAGTCCCCCGGATGTTGATCTCGATTTTTCATGGCGGGAGAGGGACGAGATTGTTAAATATGTTTTTGAAAAGTACGGCTACGATAAAGTGGCGATGATTTCGACAACCGTGACTTTCAGAGCGAGATCGGCTTTCAGAGAGACGGCAAAAGTTTTCGGAATTGCCGAGAGTGAAATATCGCAGTACAGCAAGTTCATTCCGTGGACAGATGCAAGAAATCTTGCAAATCTCTCAACAATGTTTCCTGAATCGAAGTCGTTGAAGTTCGAAGGGGAGCCGTGGAAAAGTATTATTTCAATTGCTTCGCGGCTGGCATCATTTCCGCGGCATCTCAGCATTCACCCCGGGGGAATTGTTATTACACCCACTCCTATCACCGATTTTGTTGCACTCGAGTTTGCAAGCAACAAGGGGTTGGGAATAATCATCACTCAGCCAGACATGTATCCCGTTGAGGATATGGGACTGATTAAAATTGACCTCCTCAGTCAGCGCTCCCTCGGAGTACTCAGAGAAACCATGGGGAAGGTGTTGTAA
- a CDS encoding tetratricopeptide repeat-containing sensor histidine kinase, whose translation MFLFLTVETTYGNSIDSLLAAASGQTGAIKAATLVQLSFKYKDVDPLLGTRQGFEAVALAQKAKDPLTEGTAYTAIAVNFTNLGYYDSVVTYAMKARTIGEKYKIPVLIADSHNYIGLAFYFLGDGKQAIRFYEMALEFRKKDNNPDKLSKLYNNLAIAYSMEHDFQNSEKYTLLSLELKKKTGDYNSLARTYTNLASIYRKKKLYTLASSYLDTAYSISVKYKYEGGTGIVYKSFARIYADQEEYSKAIEYTLKAAGIFEKLNDPRGKCETWIELAEYFRKDNQPGEAVKKLEEAVQLAKRFNFKVALTEAYIALFNIAKAQNDSETAVKYADMLIQQRDSLFTQSSYNNLLLKSIDYEIKLKDQEIKTLSEKQQLQELQNSRNLMIYLIIFIVLGSLLVTVLVIFYQKRASLRLVQDMINSVTDPFMLINASNSEILIRNKSKISDLFVNMEISSILTPERLRRIKEEKNSFIEEVEFQSDDGKNYHFNLNFYPALSKGNEVEKIVLYAANITALKNAEKTIKQYLQKLTRSEEELIKLNESKDSLISILAHDLRNPFVLLINIADILIDGYYEMTEEEKFKLLKDSQRTAIATLQILENLLSWARTQSKSLTVVKEPLDIYKIVEGTILTVAPLAEVKSITIENAVQKNLPPVRFDKFMLDTILRNMVANSIKYTPGNGSIKIHAGLSSDSKISVRVCDTGTGITQDEIFRILNENSIKSKPGTDNEKGTGIGLIIIKQFLNINGSALKIESAPGEGTCMMFDIYND comes from the coding sequence TTGTTTCTGTTTTTAACGGTTGAAACAACTTATGGTAATTCAATTGACTCACTCCTCGCTGCCGCTTCCGGGCAGACCGGCGCTATTAAAGCTGCAACTCTTGTACAACTTTCGTTCAAATATAAAGATGTCGATCCCCTTCTTGGAACCAGACAGGGATTTGAAGCTGTTGCACTTGCTCAGAAGGCAAAAGATCCATTGACTGAGGGTACAGCATACACTGCAATTGCGGTTAATTTTACCAATCTTGGCTATTACGATTCGGTGGTTACCTATGCAATGAAGGCAAGAACCATTGGAGAGAAGTACAAAATTCCCGTCCTGATTGCCGATTCACACAACTACATCGGCTTGGCGTTCTACTTTCTTGGTGATGGCAAACAGGCAATCAGATTTTATGAAATGGCTCTGGAATTTAGAAAAAAGGATAACAATCCGGACAAGCTTTCCAAACTCTATAACAATCTCGCCATTGCATACTCGATGGAGCATGATTTCCAGAACTCCGAAAAATACACCCTCCTCTCCCTCGAGCTGAAGAAAAAAACAGGTGATTACAATTCTCTGGCGAGGACATATACAAATCTTGCCTCTATTTACCGCAAGAAAAAACTTTATACTCTGGCTTCCAGCTATCTCGATACAGCATATTCAATAAGTGTCAAGTACAAGTACGAAGGTGGAACGGGAATTGTCTACAAAAGTTTTGCACGGATTTATGCGGATCAAGAAGAATACAGCAAAGCGATAGAATATACACTGAAGGCTGCCGGGATATTTGAAAAATTGAACGACCCACGCGGAAAATGTGAGACATGGATTGAACTTGCAGAATATTTCAGGAAAGACAATCAGCCCGGTGAAGCTGTTAAAAAACTGGAAGAAGCTGTGCAGCTTGCAAAACGATTTAACTTTAAAGTTGCTTTAACCGAGGCTTATATCGCCCTGTTTAATATTGCCAAAGCGCAGAATGATTCCGAAACGGCTGTTAAATATGCCGATATGCTGATACAGCAAAGAGACAGTCTTTTTACTCAATCTTCATACAATAATCTGCTGTTAAAAAGTATAGATTATGAAATTAAACTAAAAGATCAGGAAATAAAAACGCTGTCGGAGAAACAGCAACTTCAAGAATTGCAGAACAGCCGCAATTTAATGATATACCTGATCATTTTTATTGTACTCGGTTCTCTACTGGTTACTGTTCTTGTCATTTTCTATCAAAAAAGAGCCTCGTTGCGACTCGTTCAGGATATGATCAATTCTGTCACAGACCCCTTTATGCTCATCAACGCTTCGAACAGTGAAATTCTGATAAGAAACAAATCCAAAATAAGCGATTTGTTTGTGAATATGGAGATTAGTTCGATTCTCACCCCGGAAAGGCTTCGACGAATAAAAGAGGAGAAAAATTCTTTTATTGAGGAAGTGGAATTTCAGTCTGATGACGGGAAAAATTACCACTTTAATCTGAATTTTTATCCTGCCCTGAGCAAGGGGAATGAAGTGGAAAAAATAGTTCTTTATGCAGCTAACATAACAGCGCTAAAGAATGCCGAGAAAACTATCAAACAGTACCTCCAAAAATTGACCCGCTCGGAGGAGGAGCTTATAAAACTGAATGAAAGTAAAGACAGTCTTATCTCCATTCTTGCTCACGATTTAAGAAATCCGTTCGTATTGCTGATCAATATTGCAGATATCCTTATTGATGGATATTACGAAATGACAGAGGAAGAGAAGTTTAAACTCCTGAAAGACTCGCAACGAACTGCAATCGCCACTTTACAAATTTTGGAAAATCTCCTTAGTTGGGCAAGAACCCAAAGCAAATCACTAACCGTGGTAAAAGAGCCGCTGGATATTTATAAAATTGTAGAAGGGACCATTCTTACAGTTGCTCCTCTGGCAGAAGTAAAATCAATAACCATTGAGAATGCTGTTCAGAAAAATTTACCTCCCGTCAGATTCGATAAATTCATGCTTGATACCATTCTAAGAAATATGGTTGCCAATTCAATCAAATATACCCCCGGAAACGGCAGCATTAAAATTCACGCCGGGTTGTCGAGTGACAGCAAAATTTCTGTCAGGGTCTGCGATACGGGTACGGGGATAACTCAGGATGAGATTTTCAGGATTTTAAATGAGAATTCTATCAAGTCGAAACCCGGAACTGACAATGAAAAAGGAACGGGCATCGGATTAATAATCATAAAGCAATTTTTGAATATTAACGGCTCGGCTTTAAAAATAGAAAGTGCCCCCGGAGAGGGCACTTGCATGATGTTTGACATCTATAATGACTAA
- a CDS encoding response regulator, whose translation MTDSILLLLTLLNLVFFLFYFIILRKRQITPKEKEISSLTGDSESGNSPKSLDSKESSLYFQLLESLFERSSLGILLLDEKGQLIGKNRSAIDILEISSDPDIIGSLDDMERIFPEIFNAERRLKKDFSNYVSYDTVIERDDKSTFLRVNYFWFKTPAGTDALVIQISDYTSYKIFENELIRSKNEAQTLNRMKSLFLANMSHEIRTPMNGIIGFSALLKEDLEDQGQLEMAERVYNSAIKLMETLEAVLDLSKLEIENYRSEKHSVDLGEIVVQVYNGFNDLVEKKQLKLSYVIPEHPVIIEIDEVILVKIIRQLLSNAIKFTHTGGILIRLGVENLKKQRIISISVEDTGIGISLKDQEIIFDEFRQVSEGIGRNYEGVGIGLSIVKRFCEMIDAKISIKSSPGNGSKFTLKLKSDTLIRETDSDEMKEKLNGYPKKSILIVEDDYTNRELIKIYLSGEYEIKLVSSANEAIEALEKSSFDFLMTDINLGAGMNGIELFMQIKNTLPNVPVAIAMSAYFLTNTEKECLEAGFTSFISKPLKRKRLFEILNQQY comes from the coding sequence ATGACCGACTCCATTCTTCTCCTTTTAACGCTGCTAAACCTCGTGTTCTTTCTCTTCTATTTCATCATTTTAAGGAAGAGACAAATCACTCCCAAGGAGAAAGAGATTTCATCTCTAACGGGCGATTCAGAATCCGGGAATAGCCCAAAATCCCTTGACAGTAAAGAATCCTCCCTCTATTTTCAACTTCTGGAGTCACTCTTCGAGCGCTCCTCACTCGGTATACTGCTCCTGGATGAAAAAGGTCAACTGATCGGTAAAAACAGAAGTGCCATTGATATTCTGGAAATAAGCTCCGATCCGGATATAATCGGTAGTCTTGATGATATGGAGAGAATATTTCCTGAAATTTTTAATGCTGAAAGAAGACTTAAAAAAGACTTCTCTAACTATGTCAGTTACGATACTGTAATTGAAAGGGATGACAAATCCACTTTTCTTCGCGTCAACTACTTCTGGTTTAAAACTCCTGCCGGAACAGATGCACTGGTTATTCAGATAAGCGACTACACCAGCTACAAGATTTTCGAAAATGAGCTTATCCGTTCCAAAAATGAGGCTCAAACTCTCAACAGAATGAAATCATTATTCCTCGCAAACATGAGCCATGAGATAAGAACCCCAATGAACGGCATAATTGGTTTCTCAGCACTGCTGAAGGAAGATCTGGAAGATCAGGGACAGCTTGAAATGGCTGAAAGAGTATATAACAGTGCCATAAAACTTATGGAAACACTGGAAGCGGTTCTGGACCTCTCAAAACTTGAGATTGAAAACTACAGATCTGAAAAACATAGTGTGGATCTGGGAGAAATTGTTGTTCAGGTTTACAACGGATTCAACGATTTAGTCGAAAAGAAACAACTTAAACTTAGCTATGTAATTCCTGAACATCCCGTAATTATTGAAATAGATGAGGTGATACTCGTTAAGATAATCCGGCAGCTCCTCTCTAATGCAATAAAGTTTACCCACACGGGGGGAATTTTAATAAGACTCGGGGTTGAAAACCTGAAAAAACAAAGAATCATCTCAATTTCAGTTGAGGACACCGGAATAGGTATCTCGCTTAAGGATCAGGAGATAATTTTTGATGAGTTTCGACAGGTTTCTGAAGGAATTGGCAGAAATTATGAAGGCGTAGGCATCGGGTTAAGCATAGTCAAGAGATTTTGTGAGATGATAGACGCTAAAATTTCAATTAAAAGTTCACCGGGGAACGGCTCCAAATTTACTCTAAAATTAAAGTCGGATACTTTGATACGGGAAACCGATTCTGATGAAATGAAAGAAAAATTGAATGGTTATCCTAAAAAAAGCATTCTTATCGTTGAGGATGATTACACCAACCGTGAACTGATTAAAATATACCTCTCCGGAGAGTACGAAATCAAACTGGTTTCATCTGCAAATGAAGCAATTGAAGCACTCGAAAAATCTTCTTTCGATTTTCTAATGACCGACATCAATCTCGGTGCTGGAATGAACGGGATTGAGCTCTTCATGCAAATAAAAAACACTCTTCCAAATGTGCCTGTGGCTATTGCAATGTCCGCATACTTTCTTACCAATACTGAGAAAGAGTGCCTTGAAGCGGGATTTACCAGCTTTATCTCAAAACCGCTCAAACGAAAGAGACTCTTTGAGATTTTAAACCAGCAATATTAA
- a CDS encoding inorganic pyrophosphatase, with protein sequence MLDVKKDPIWKMMGLLFKPHPWHGIPIGDNAPDKITVFIEIVPTDTVKYEIDKGTGYLKVDRPQRFSNVSPCMYGLIPQTFCAENVAAFCDEKTGRKGIIGDGDPLDICVLSEKTITMGGITLEAIPIGGLRMLDGDEADDKIIAVMKGDAIYGNMRDIHECPPSLIERLRHYFLTYKDIPGSSKARTEITHIYGREEAHEVIRRSQLDYESRFGGIEEMLTDILRG encoded by the coding sequence ATGCTGGATGTGAAGAAAGATCCCATTTGGAAAATGATGGGTTTGTTATTCAAACCCCACCCTTGGCACGGGATTCCGATCGGTGATAATGCCCCTGACAAAATAACGGTATTTATAGAGATTGTTCCCACGGATACGGTCAAGTATGAAATTGACAAGGGCACCGGGTACCTCAAAGTTGACCGTCCACAACGGTTTTCAAATGTGAGTCCATGTATGTATGGATTGATACCTCAGACTTTTTGTGCTGAAAATGTTGCCGCATTTTGTGATGAAAAGACGGGACGAAAGGGTATCATCGGTGACGGTGATCCGCTGGATATTTGTGTATTGTCTGAAAAAACCATAACGATGGGTGGAATCACTCTTGAGGCGATTCCCATAGGCGGATTAAGGATGCTCGATGGTGATGAGGCTGATGACAAAATTATAGCCGTCATGAAAGGTGATGCCATTTACGGAAACATGCGGGATATTCATGAGTGTCCGCCTTCACTTATTGAGAGGCTAAGGCACTACTTCCTCACCTATAAAGATATTCCGGGGTCCTCAAAAGCCCGCACTGAGATAACTCATATTTACGGCAGGGAAGAGGCACATGAAGTGATCAGGCGAAGCCAGCTTGACTATGAAAGCAGATTCGGCGGGATAGAGGAGATGCTTACAGACATCCTTCGTGGTTAG
- a CDS encoding MATE family efflux transporter, producing the protein MLKKILPDPAYSGTILKLALPVIAGLSTQMILSLVDTAMVGRLPDPEYTLAAMGLGLLATWAVVSICSSLSTGTHILVARRYGEKNYAGISAVLFNSFVLTVTIGTLMAIIGWVTADWISGFLSKDDKVADYAAQYMIWRYLGLPFFMITVSFRGFFFGTGNTKIFMFSAIMINLLNILFNYMFIYGKLGAPEMGIAGASLGSSLATVFDAIYYFIVFLGFRNYREKYHFSKSLKIVPEIIKRILKLSVPVSFQNVFILIGFLSFVAITGLLGINQQAATQAIISTLFLSFLPSNGFGIAAQTLVGNELGKDNITGAKTFGYETAKLATIYTLILSTIFIFFPEVLLHITTEKDSVINAAIPAIKFAGFAQIFFGAGIVFAYGLQSTGKTTFVMMVEVITNLLILVPMSYFLGIYLGYGLPGAWSALILYTTIYMVVMFLKFHNGKWHSMKSF; encoded by the coding sequence ATGCTTAAGAAAATTCTACCTGATCCGGCTTACTCCGGTACAATCCTCAAACTGGCTTTACCGGTCATCGCCGGACTATCAACTCAGATGATTCTTTCTCTCGTTGACACTGCGATGGTTGGCAGGCTTCCGGATCCTGAATATACTTTGGCTGCAATGGGTTTGGGATTACTCGCCACCTGGGCGGTGGTGAGCATCTGTTCTTCCCTGTCGACCGGAACTCACATACTCGTTGCACGCCGATATGGTGAGAAAAACTATGCGGGCATCAGCGCTGTGCTTTTCAATTCATTCGTCCTCACTGTGACTATCGGTACGCTGATGGCAATCATTGGATGGGTAACTGCCGATTGGATTTCAGGTTTTCTCTCAAAAGATGATAAAGTCGCCGACTACGCAGCACAATACATGATCTGGAGATACCTCGGACTCCCCTTTTTCATGATTACTGTCTCATTCAGGGGGTTCTTTTTCGGAACAGGAAATACAAAGATTTTCATGTTCTCAGCAATAATGATTAATCTTTTGAATATTCTTTTCAATTACATGTTTATCTATGGGAAACTGGGAGCTCCCGAAATGGGAATTGCCGGTGCATCCCTCGGATCTTCTCTCGCAACAGTGTTTGATGCAATTTATTATTTTATTGTTTTTCTTGGTTTCAGAAACTACAGGGAAAAGTATCATTTTAGCAAAAGTCTTAAAATTGTCCCCGAGATTATCAAACGGATTCTGAAATTGTCAGTTCCCGTTTCCTTTCAAAATGTTTTTATCCTTATCGGATTTCTCTCGTTTGTTGCTATTACCGGTTTACTCGGTATAAATCAGCAGGCTGCAACTCAGGCTATCATTTCCACTCTTTTTCTCTCATTCCTCCCCTCCAACGGATTCGGAATTGCCGCTCAGACACTCGTGGGTAATGAACTGGGAAAGGATAACATCACGGGAGCCAAGACATTCGGTTATGAAACTGCGAAACTCGCTACAATTTATACACTGATACTTTCGACAATTTTTATTTTCTTTCCTGAAGTTTTGCTTCATATCACTACTGAAAAAGATTCGGTCATTAATGCTGCAATTCCGGCAATCAAATTTGCCGGCTTTGCGCAGATATTCTTCGGGGCGGGTATAGTTTTCGCTTATGGATTACAATCGACAGGGAAAACCACCTTTGTGATGATGGTCGAAGTAATCACCAATCTCCTGATACTGGTGCCAATGTCGTATTTCCTCGGAATCTATCTGGGATACGGGTTGCCAGGTGCATGGTCGGCTCTAATTCTTTACACTACAATTTACATGGTCGTCATGTTCCTGAAATTTCACAACGGCAAATGGCATTCGATGAAATCATTTTAA
- a CDS encoding DUF4412 domain-containing protein: MFNFKFFLLVSFIILVSSLNAQIFEGKVTMSIYDVKSQELKDVEYYTNGKESAILAEEEGMKVSIMMKDNKMLMVMHAQKLFMEIPLDGENKAKDSAKNIDDAVVNTGETKMINGLNCTKYIIKSGDLENGIAWFTKDLGGFFLFKLDQGKESQGTVMGALGQFADLFPVLVLDKKDGKEVKMLETTKAEVMPVPASVFEVPKDYKSLIDQMMQQK, encoded by the coding sequence ATGTTCAATTTCAAATTTTTTCTGTTAGTTTCATTCATTATTTTAGTCTCTTCGCTCAATGCTCAGATATTTGAGGGGAAGGTTACGATGAGTATTTACGATGTAAAATCGCAGGAATTAAAGGATGTGGAATACTACACAAATGGCAAAGAGTCCGCAATTCTTGCCGAAGAAGAGGGAATGAAAGTATCCATCATGATGAAAGATAATAAAATGCTGATGGTCATGCATGCTCAAAAATTATTTATGGAAATACCCCTCGATGGAGAAAACAAAGCAAAAGATTCTGCCAAAAACATTGACGACGCTGTTGTTAATACCGGTGAAACAAAAATGATCAACGGGCTGAATTGTACGAAATACATCATAAAATCGGGCGATCTTGAAAATGGTATTGCATGGTTTACTAAAGACCTGGGTGGATTTTTTCTTTTCAAACTGGATCAGGGAAAAGAAAGTCAGGGCACTGTGATGGGAGCTCTTGGTCAGTTCGCCGACCTTTTCCCGGTTCTCGTTTTGGATAAAAAAGACGGTAAGGAAGTCAAAATGCTTGAGACAACAAAAGCGGAAGTGATGCCTGTACCTGCGAGTGTTTTCGAAGTACCAAAAGATTATAAGTCACTCATTGATCAAATGATGCAGCAGAAATAG